From Clostridiales bacterium, the proteins below share one genomic window:
- a CDS encoding galactokinase has protein sequence MTEYAYRVTAAGRINIIGEHIDYCGGKVMPAALSLKNTVYIRPNGTNKINLSWTTLPNKVTLDIDKLEIYKGLKYGNYQAGAALMWQRAGHKIIGCDMLQDCTVPFGSGLSSSAAIEVSTIAALATIAGEELDTVDIALKAQQAEIEYAGVNCGIMDQYASACGRKDGVMLLDCNTLNCNYLPLQLGDYSLVIINCNKPHNLVQSKYNERRQETEQALKILQSVLPITCLAELTEDQFNKYGHILSGKVYDRCKHIVEECARVNHAASAMQSGDISRLGQILNASHKSLKDLYEVTGKELDTLVSVAQRHDACIGSRMTGAGFGGCTVSIVKKDGVEYFKNAVTREYKEKIGYDCKIYDAEISDGITVTSI, from the coding sequence ATGACAGAATATGCTTACAGAGTAACTGCGGCGGGAAGGATAAATATAATAGGCGAGCATATAGACTATTGCGGCGGCAAGGTAATGCCGGCTGCTTTGTCGTTAAAGAATACCGTATATATTCGTCCCAACGGTACAAATAAAATAAATTTGTCGTGGACTACATTGCCTAACAAAGTTACGTTGGATATAGACAAGTTAGAGATCTACAAAGGCTTAAAATACGGGAACTACCAAGCGGGCGCGGCGTTGATGTGGCAAAGAGCCGGACATAAAATAATCGGTTGCGATATGTTGCAAGATTGCACCGTTCCGTTTGGAAGCGGGCTTTCAAGTTCGGCGGCGATTGAGGTTTCTACCATAGCCGCGCTTGCGACGATAGCGGGCGAGGAATTGGATACAGTCGATATTGCACTCAAAGCGCAGCAAGCCGAAATAGAGTATGCTGGCGTGAATTGCGGGATAATGGATCAATATGCCTCTGCTTGCGGAAGAAAAGACGGAGTGATGCTGTTGGACTGTAACACGTTAAACTGTAATTATTTACCGCTTCAATTGGGGGATTATTCGCTAGTTATAATAAACTGCAATAAGCCACACAATCTTGTACAAAGCAAGTACAACGAGCGTCGGCAGGAAACCGAGCAAGCGTTAAAAATATTGCAATCGGTGTTGCCCATAACATGCCTTGCCGAATTGACCGAAGATCAGTTCAACAAGTATGGGCATATATTAAGTGGCAAAGTCTACGACAGATGTAAGCATATAGTAGAAGAATGTGCGAGAGTAAATCATGCGGCAAGTGCTATGCAAAGCGGAGATATTTCTAGGCTAGGTCAGATTCTTAACGCTTCGCATAAGTCATTAAAGGATCTATATGAAGTGACAGGTAAAGAATTGGACACGCTTGTGTCCGTCGCCCAAAGACATGATGCGTGTATAGGTTCAAGAATGACGGGCGCCGGCTTTGGTGGTTGTACCGTATCTATTGTTAAAAAAGATGGAGTTGAATATTTCAAAAATGCTGTCACAAGAGAATATAAAGAAAAAATCGGTTACGATTGTAAAATATACGATGCCGAAATATCAGACGGTATTACGGTCACAAGCATTTAG
- a CDS encoding DUF2971 domain-containing protein: MKEKDYAAYLRIIDNTFTPSTVTQSEQRDLFSPLANWLETHTPSKLYKFRECNENNINAFRNEQIWFATGAKMNDDYDATLYSDNKGILSDLHSLFDESGNLIFLQALKDGSSLPPTLYEVFGGQYIENAKQMISLAGEDGIKQISSTIRLWAEEGFKEQFPFITQSVQNVVKISSFSERIGSPLMWGKYTNNSSGFALAYDFRNGKYNECGQCKKLGVTCFDPKTNLLLPIVYRDKRINATEYARYIMQLTFTQRILSNVPASKEFCEKVLSTVTCSDTFMQTKIVVSKFSDWDYEKEWRMTVSYNSPYYATDQTTNIWKKPCALYLGRKIKDTDELVLRNIAYKQHIPVYKMEIDETSDDYQLKPIRQRNTHKDLIIK; the protein is encoded by the coding sequence ATGAAAGAAAAAGACTACGCAGCATATTTAAGAATTATTGATAATACATTTACACCTTCTACTGTTACGCAAAGTGAACAGCGAGACTTGTTTAGCCCGTTAGCAAACTGGCTTGAAACGCATACTCCATCTAAACTTTATAAATTTCGGGAGTGTAATGAAAATAACATAAACGCATTTCGCAATGAACAGATTTGGTTTGCGACAGGCGCAAAAATGAATGATGACTATGATGCAACACTATACAGTGATAATAAAGGGATTCTATCGGATTTACATAGCTTATTTGACGAAAGTGGAAATCTTATATTCTTACAAGCATTAAAAGACGGTAGTAGCCTCCCGCCTACTTTATATGAAGTATTTGGAGGCCAATATATTGAAAATGCTAAACAAATGATATCATTGGCTGGTGAAGATGGAATCAAACAAATTAGTTCAACAATTAGATTATGGGCGGAGGAAGGCTTTAAGGAACAATTTCCATTTATTACTCAATCTGTGCAAAACGTAGTTAAAATATCTTCGTTTAGCGAACGCATAGGTTCACCACTCATGTGGGGAAAGTATACAAATAATAGTTCTGGTTTTGCGTTAGCATATGATTTTAGAAACGGAAAATATAACGAATGCGGGCAATGTAAAAAACTTGGAGTAACTTGTTTTGATCCAAAAACCAATTTATTGTTGCCAATAGTTTACAGAGATAAAAGGATAAACGCCACTGAATATGCAAGATACATAATGCAGCTGACGTTTACACAACGTATCCTATCTAACGTACCGGCATCAAAAGAATTCTGTGAAAAAGTATTGTCAACCGTTACTTGTTCCGATACTTTTATGCAAACCAAAATTGTCGTCAGTAAATTCAGTGATTGGGACTATGAAAAAGAATGGCGTATGACCGTCAGTTATAATTCACCTTACTATGCAACAGATCAAACGACTAATATATGGAAAAAGCCGTGTGCGCTTTATTTGGGTAGAAAAATAAAAGACACGGATGAGTTAGTATTGAGAAACATTGCATATAAACAGCATATTCCAGTATATAAAATGGAAATTGACGAAACATCTGATGATTACCAACTTAAACCAATAAGGCAACGCAATACCCACAAAGATTTAATTATAAAGTAG
- a CDS encoding DNA cytosine methyltransferase codes for MSVITNEKKIIGIDLFSGAGGLSLGAEMAGVEVLFAVENDPYAARTYKINHPKTKVICEDIRKIDKLPFYNSNGSLILFGGPPCQGFSTSNQKTRNKENAKNWLFQEFIRIANQLEPDWIVFENVKGIVETEKGYFIKELTGELEQLGYTCTSMVLCASDYGIPQIRSRFFLIGSKKGIKPKLPEPITTKVSVRDAIEDLPSLPNGASQDVLPYPLEAKSDYAIRLRNGGTSCSGNLVTKNSEIIIKRYNHIPQGGNWEDIPDELMKNYTDKSRCHTGIYRRLSAGDPSVTVGNYRKSMLVHPWENRGLSVREAARLQSFPDSYRFYGMLGHQQQQVGNAVPPMLAKIVFEMITTIQ; via the coding sequence ATGTCGGTGATTACAAATGAAAAAAAGATAATAGGCATTGACTTATTCTCTGGTGCCGGAGGATTATCGCTCGGCGCCGAAATGGCGGGAGTTGAAGTTTTATTTGCTGTGGAGAATGACCCATATGCAGCAAGAACTTATAAAATAAATCACCCCAAAACCAAAGTTATTTGTGAAGATATTAGAAAAATCGACAAGCTACCATTTTATAACAGTAACGGGTCTTTAATACTTTTTGGCGGCCCTCCATGTCAGGGTTTTTCAACTTCCAATCAAAAAACACGAAATAAAGAAAACGCGAAAAATTGGTTATTTCAAGAATTTATCCGAATCGCAAATCAACTTGAACCCGATTGGATTGTTTTTGAAAATGTCAAAGGGATTGTAGAAACTGAAAAAGGTTATTTTATTAAGGAACTAACTGGAGAACTTGAACAGCTTGGTTACACATGTACTTCCATGGTATTATGTGCGTCTGACTATGGAATCCCCCAAATTCGATCCAGATTTTTTTTGATTGGTTCAAAAAAAGGTATAAAACCTAAACTACCAGAACCAATTACCACTAAAGTTTCCGTAAGAGATGCAATTGAAGATTTGCCTTCATTACCTAATGGAGCATCTCAAGATGTATTACCATATCCGCTTGAAGCCAAATCCGATTATGCAATACGTTTGAGAAATGGGGGAACATCCTGTAGCGGTAATCTTGTAACAAAAAATTCAGAAATTATAATTAAAAGGTATAACCACATTCCCCAAGGGGGGAATTGGGAAGATATTCCAGATGAATTAATGAAGAATTACACCGATAAATCTAGGTGTCATACTGGTATCTATAGACGACTTTCGGCTGGTGATCCTTCAGTTACTGTAGGGAATTATAGAAAAAGCATGCTGGTGCATCCATGGGAAAATCGTGGGTTATCTGTAAGAGAAGCGGCAAGATTACAATCTTTTCCGGACTCTTACCGCTTTTATGGTATGCTTGGGCATCAACAACAACAGGTTGGGAATGCCGTCCCCCCTATGTTAGCAAAGATAGTCTTCGAGATGATTACAACCATACAATAG